From a region of the Cenarchaeum symbiont of Oopsacas minuta genome:
- a CDS encoding HNH endonuclease: MIRSHKHIVNPEFQDLEKYVWECLNRIGRSISEIERNEKKSVLDSPQHMQYRDKPIWHTKEEIDEYVAMELRLKLDDYGKRKSSNSLYKAIANAIGDLRRYGILVDWKKIHSRNTGMGVWMLDKTKLEKFVLDKTKKEIEIENFRAIGSEFTIHARYKQRAFRETLFSEYKKCSLCGFEIPEYLIGAHIVPYSVMREKDADNAMNPSNGLLLCRFCDVAFENGSIRIMRDLGVIINDVLREHESQIVRSWLEPIPVELRIRKNAKYPPNPKYFGWKINLLEGKV; the protein is encoded by the coding sequence ATGATCCGATCCCACAAACATATAGTCAATCCAGAATTCCAGGATCTAGAAAAGTATGTCTGGGAATGTCTGAACAGGATAGGCAGATCCATATCAGAGATAGAGCGTAATGAAAAAAAATCTGTACTTGATAGCCCTCAGCATATGCAATACCGGGACAAACCAATATGGCACACCAAAGAAGAGATCGACGAATATGTGGCGATGGAGCTACGATTAAAACTTGATGACTATGGTAAAAGAAAATCTTCCAACTCGCTGTACAAGGCCATAGCTAATGCGATTGGAGATCTACGGAGATATGGAATACTAGTAGATTGGAAAAAGATCCATAGTCGAAATACTGGTATGGGCGTGTGGATGTTAGACAAGACAAAACTCGAAAAATTTGTGTTGGATAAAACAAAAAAGGAAATAGAAATAGAAAATTTCCGAGCTATTGGTTCTGAATTCACAATACATGCTCGATATAAACAGCGCGCTTTCAGAGAAACATTATTTTCAGAATACAAGAAATGCAGTCTCTGTGGTTTTGAGATTCCAGAATATCTGATTGGTGCGCATATAGTACCATATTCAGTAATGAGGGAAAAAGATGCAGACAACGCCATGAACCCTTCTAATGGACTACTGTTGTGTAGATTTTGTGATGTTGCCTTTGAAAATGGTTCGATAAGGATCATGAGGGATCTAGGAGTGATTATAAACGATGTCCTACGCGAACATGAATCACAGATTGTAAGATCATGGCTCGAACCCATACCCGTTGAGCTACGTATAAGAAAGAACGCCAAATATCCTCCCAACCCTAAATATTTTGGATGGAAGATCAATTTACTAGAGGGAAAAGTATAG
- a CDS encoding Mut7-C RNAse domain-containig protein, whose translation MKILVDENMDGMDEKLKELGYDAYSVRKLRNDGKQLGSDYSVISYARENNMVVVTKDSEYSKASQENNFPLILLDDNFLLDIIIKKLKELS comes from the coding sequence ATGAAAATCCTAGTCGATGAAAATATGGATGGTATGGATGAAAAACTCAAAGAATTAGGTTATGACGCATATAGTGTACGAAAGCTCCGAAATGATGGAAAACAACTCGGTTCTGACTATTCTGTGATAAGTTATGCTCGTGAGAATAACATGGTCGTAGTCACAAAGGATTCCGAGTACAGTAAAGCAAGTCAAGAAAACAATTTTCCACTAATTCTCTTGGATGATAATTTTCTTCTCGACATAATCATAAAAAAATTAAAAGAGTTATCGTAA
- a CDS encoding ATPase AAA: MPKSNKTVKYEANLFFSNRRQSTLHTFDLPKDLEKEYPLLHITQEYHNFNDLVINKDVVETLHNIISENKSIDRLNSYGLWPKNKILFSGPPGTGKTLSAKILSTVMGYPLAHVTFDAIISSYLGDTATNLRKIFEFIEKHQFVVLFDEFDMVGKKRDDPHEHGEIKRVVNNFMQMLDNFKGSSIIIAATNHVQLLDTAMWRRFDEILNFDLPDAKRRKILFKKYLSTLHRSDNLTPELLSKQTVNYSAADIAKICIDAMCKSIIDESNVITNEYITWAINQQKRRKKAISIG; the protein is encoded by the coding sequence ATGCCTAAATCAAATAAGACGGTAAAATATGAGGCAAATCTATTCTTTAGTAATCGTAGACAATCTACTTTACATACATTTGATTTACCAAAAGATTTAGAAAAAGAATATCCATTATTGCATATTACCCAAGAATATCATAATTTTAATGATTTGGTAATAAATAAAGACGTGGTTGAAACGTTGCATAATATCATATCTGAAAATAAATCAATCGACAGGTTAAACTCTTACGGGTTGTGGCCAAAAAATAAAATCTTATTCAGTGGTCCGCCTGGAACTGGAAAAACACTATCTGCAAAGATATTAAGTACCGTTATGGGGTACCCATTAGCACATGTAACATTTGATGCAATTATTTCATCATATTTAGGTGACACTGCAACAAATCTGAGAAAAATATTTGAATTTATTGAGAAACATCAGTTTGTAGTTTTATTTGATGAGTTTGATATGGTAGGGAAAAAACGTGATGATCCTCATGAACATGGTGAGATCAAACGTGTTGTTAATAATTTCATGCAAATGTTGGATAATTTTAAAGGTTCCAGTATAATAATTGCAGCAACAAATCACGTACAATTATTAGATACTGCCATGTGGAGGAGATTTGATGAAATTTTGAATTTTGATCTTCCTGATGCTAAACGTAGAAAAATACTGTTTAAAAAATATCTGAGTACATTACATCGCTCTGATAACCTAACTCCAGAATTATTATCAAAACAGACAGTAAATTATTCTGCTGCAGATATTGCAAAAATATGCATAGATGCTATGTGTAAAAGTATAATTGATGAAAGTAATGTAATTACTAATGAGTATATAACTTGGGCCATAAACCAACAAAAACGCCGTAAAAAAGCGATATCTATCGGTTAG
- a CDS encoding Transposase → MSRRPTYDELEECVRVFTEKIDVMSKENTLLRNRLAYYENPNTPSSTRSLEYLKEKREKRKARENGESPPPKKSGGSLGHKGTSRKHNPSRTVTHTMKNTKCNCGGTMKYSYTKTRDILDYTPAVVEETRHEISMCVCTNCKRVCEAENDLPKSGSYGKNIIALVTEYRATRIPYNQIPQLVKTACGLVVAKSTVINMIANVSDQMEKDAKTITNTVVQSPFVNIDETSYTRDGQLVWAWCITYKKNITIIMNKSRGAYVMDAYMDKFYGVAVTDGYPVYKRFDPGGMHQRCWAHELRAAKHMSMRHGGAYRKLYEEMCMLFENTKNYANCGARVRHAFEYAFDCMLDRYHSFEMPEMKRLIKRLVNATETLFAFIEHKDIQPTNNAAERALRDVVVRRKISGQIRGLESMKRMSNFLTCVLTWKAHGKNVFEEVLRIV, encoded by the coding sequence ATGAGTAGACGTCCGACATACGATGAATTGGAAGAATGCGTGAGAGTTTTTACAGAAAAGATTGATGTAATGAGTAAGGAAAACACACTTCTCCGGAATCGACTCGCATATTACGAAAACCCCAACACGCCATCCTCTACACGCTCACTTGAATATCTAAAAGAAAAACGTGAAAAACGCAAGGCAAGAGAAAACGGCGAATCGCCCCCACCAAAAAAATCAGGCGGCAGTCTAGGCCACAAAGGAACATCACGCAAACACAATCCTTCTAGAACCGTAACTCATACCATGAAAAATACCAAATGCAATTGTGGCGGCACCATGAAATATTCATACACAAAAACACGTGACATTTTAGATTATACACCAGCAGTTGTAGAAGAGACTAGACATGAAATCAGTATGTGCGTATGTACAAACTGCAAACGCGTATGTGAAGCAGAAAATGATCTACCAAAATCAGGATCATATGGCAAGAATATAATTGCCCTTGTTACCGAATACAGAGCAACAAGAATTCCATATAATCAAATACCTCAACTGGTCAAAACAGCGTGTGGTTTGGTTGTTGCAAAATCCACCGTAATCAACATGATTGCAAACGTCTCAGATCAAATGGAAAAAGATGCAAAAACAATAACAAATACAGTTGTCCAATCACCGTTTGTCAATATTGATGAGACATCATACACACGAGATGGACAATTAGTTTGGGCATGGTGCATCACATACAAGAAAAATATTACAATAATCATGAACAAGAGTCGCGGTGCATATGTTATGGACGCATATATGGACAAATTTTATGGTGTTGCAGTAACTGATGGATATCCCGTGTACAAGAGATTTGATCCTGGAGGAATGCATCAACGATGCTGGGCTCACGAGCTGCGTGCTGCTAAACACATGTCAATGAGACATGGTGGTGCATACAGAAAACTCTATGAAGAGATGTGTATGCTGTTTGAGAATACCAAAAACTATGCCAATTGTGGTGCAAGAGTTCGACATGCGTTTGAATACGCATTTGATTGTATGTTGGATAGATATCATAGCTTTGAAATGCCAGAAATGAAGAGGTTGATCAAACGGTTGGTAAATGCCACGGAGACTCTATTTGCATTTATTGAGCATAAAGACATTCAACCTACAAACAATGCTGCCGAGCGTGCATTACGGGATGTTGTGGTTCGCCGTAAGATAAGCGGTCAGATCAGAGGATTAGAGTCTATGAAAAGAATGTCCAACTTTCTAACGTGTGTTTTGACATGGAAAGCACACGGTAAGAACGTCTTTGAAGAGGTGTTACGTATTGTTTAA
- a CDS encoding Transposase, whose translation MEKDAKTITNTVVQSPFVNIDETSYTRDGQLVWAWCITYKKNIAIIMNKSRSAYVMDKFDGVTVTDGYFVYKSEECINDA comes from the coding sequence ATGGAAAAAGATGCAAAAACAATAACAAATACAGTTGTCCAATCACCGTTTGTCAATATTGATGAGACATCATACACACGAGATGGACAATTAGTTTGGGCATGGTGCATCACATACAAGAAAAATATTGCAATAATCATGAACAAGAGTCGCAGTGCATATGTTATGGACAAATTTGATGGTGTTACAGTAACTGATGGATATTTCGTGTACAAGAGCGAGGAATGCATCAACGATGCCTAG
- a CDS encoding Transposase: MHAQVEILKTIPGIADFTALTIASEIDSIERFSDPEKLKSYAGLVPSVRNSADVVHHGHIT, translated from the coding sequence GTGCACGCACAAGTAGAGATACTAAAGACGATTCCTGGAATTGCTGATTTTACAGCTTTGACGATTGCATCAGAGATTGACAGTATTGAAAGATTTTCAGATCCTGAAAAACTCAAATCATATGCAGGACTTGTTCCATCAGTTCGCAACTCTGCTGACGTGGTGCATCATGGCCACATAACATAG
- a CDS encoding deoxyhypusine synthase: protein MIEIGRPVKDIEIDEDTSIEKIFEEMSKSGGFESVNLSVGLKILTEMISDEKCLKFVSFVAAIVSTGTRGIIRDMIKNRWFDVAMVTCGSLDHDIARHFSHYMEGSFSMDDKKLADQNIHRLGNILVPVDSYGPLIEEKMQLFLEEEYQNGTREMTSVDICKMIGKHLGEDSYLYWAYKNDVKVIVPGIVDGSVGNQIWLFAQKHRDFKLNLLGDAELLSGLIFKAKKSGAFMIGGGISKHHTLWWNQYREGLDYAFYITTAQEFDGSLSGAQVKEAISWGKVTQDAKQATLHAEATTILPFIYAGLVSKLKERRYSKT from the coding sequence ATGATAGAGATTGGTAGACCAGTCAAGGATATAGAGATTGATGAGGATACATCTATTGAGAAAATATTTGAAGAAATGTCCAAATCAGGTGGGTTTGAATCGGTAAATCTGTCAGTTGGATTAAAGATCTTGACAGAGATGATCTCAGATGAGAAATGTCTGAAATTTGTATCCTTTGTGGCTGCCATAGTATCAACTGGGACTAGGGGAATAATTCGAGACATGATTAAAAACAGATGGTTTGATGTTGCCATGGTAACTTGTGGTTCGCTAGACCATGACATTGCAAGGCATTTTTCACATTATATGGAAGGATCTTTTAGCATGGACGATAAAAAACTGGCAGATCAGAACATTCACCGATTAGGTAATATTCTTGTACCAGTAGATAGCTATGGTCCACTCATCGAGGAAAAGATGCAATTGTTTTTGGAAGAAGAATACCAAAACGGGACAAGGGAGATGACCAGTGTAGATATCTGCAAGATGATTGGAAAACATCTTGGAGAGGATTCGTATCTTTACTGGGCTTACAAAAATGATGTAAAGGTCATAGTTCCAGGAATTGTAGATGGCTCTGTAGGGAACCAAATCTGGCTCTTTGCACAGAAACATCGTGACTTTAAACTGAATCTACTAGGTGATGCAGAACTGCTATCTGGCTTGATCTTTAAAGCCAAAAAATCAGGTGCGTTCATGATTGGCGGTGGAATTTCAAAACACCATACGCTGTGGTGGAATCAGTATAGAGAAGGACTAGACTATGCATTTTACATCACGACTGCACAAGAGTTTGATGGTAGCCTCAGCGGTGCACAAGTAAAGGAAGCAATCTCATGGGGCAAGGTAACGCAAGATGCAAAACAGGCGACATTGCATGCAGAGGCGACGACCATATTACCGTTCATTTATGCAGGACTTGTCTCAAAATTAAAAGAACGAAGATACTCTAAAACTTGA
- a CDS encoding Transposase, whose protein sequence is MTTKALNVRVENRHADIRKFFQTSIPKIVMESSSVWHGLFRYMTDRLDLDVVLSNPYQTKAIAASTKKTDKVDAQILADLLRGGYIKCAKQKDS, encoded by the coding sequence TTGACAACAAAGGCATTAAACGTGCGAGTTGAAAACCGACATGCAGACATTAGAAAATTTTTCCAAACAAGTATACCAAAGATTGTGATGGAATCATCGTCTGTTTGGCATGGATTATTTCGATACATGACAGACAGACTGGATCTTGATGTTGTTCTCTCAAATCCATACCAAACAAAAGCTATTGCAGCATCCACTAAAAAAACAGACAAGGTTGATGCACAAATCCTAGCAGACTTGTTGCGTGGAGGATATATCAAATGTGCCAAACAAAAAGACAGTTGA
- a CDS encoding Transposase — protein MDQKSCHVCGNKLSKIVHKYTRIVEDIIPAQVCNTEYTISRRYCKCCKKTITPKIHTALPNERFGIRLAAFLIVLKTLGLSYQKISQLLEMIYGIHMNESTINHAVKKTATAFGPLYEQMIRDLKTELNIHGDETSWRINGKNHWLWAFVGKWTTIYEIDKSRGRIAPMRVLKGYTDK, from the coding sequence GTGGATCAAAAATCATGTCATGTCTGCGGAAACAAACTATCCAAAATTGTGCATAAATACACACGTATAGTAGAAGATATTATTCCAGCACAGGTATGCAATACTGAATATACGATATCTAGAAGATATTGTAAATGTTGCAAAAAAACAATCACACCAAAAATCCATACTGCATTACCAAATGAAAGATTTGGAATCCGACTAGCAGCATTTTTAATTGTACTCAAAACACTTGGATTATCATATCAAAAAATATCCCAACTATTAGAAATGATATACGGCATACACATGAATGAATCTACCATAAATCACGCAGTAAAAAAAACTGCTACAGCATTTGGTCCATTATATGAACAGATGATAAGAGATCTAAAAACCGAGTTGAATATACATGGAGATGAGACTAGCTGGCGCATCAACGGGAAGAATCATTGGTTGTGGGCATTTGTTGGAAAATGGACTACCATATATGAGATTGACAAATCACGTGGTAGAATAGCTCCAATGAGAGTGTTAAAAGGATACACTGACAAGTGA
- a CDS encoding HNH endonuclease, whose translation MSGILPRDEIRKAIMYVLSQNGKTISQIQDLTGRKYESDELQKDLYDKSCWLHRTDLIEYVAKILSIKQTFWGHKRESNKFHNTIDQEITKLRKNEIIMNLNNSKHFGIFRLKEYPSRPFPKPSPIINGRIPELTDQPKVLDMTTKNLKQKFLSIISKSAKSNTYKFTLAKSLLDYCRENSPNTNPTYVIPYEYFAGKFLRYYWYQEYKFKMKQDYRSNGKPKVIHAINDVFGTNPPGDFDLLDKHEIKKAEEKILKTVFGSIASKQSLVIPAFQEIPINKSTKEIRIFFDYDNVKKIIRLKPEAFEFFHKNNRILSKVVLAEWAKFLEKINLGLPRLIAKVENENILVRTALLSKYWKQYSPHFKHCFYCHNKLEYNYTNVDHFIPWSYIFDDNAWNLVLACKDCNCQKSDSLPKEEFLTMLIKRNENYSTKIPKLKLSLDQLDSGRGWELEIKNHYTNCNSHGFTIGHM comes from the coding sequence ATGTCTGGAATATTACCTCGTGATGAAATTCGTAAAGCAATCATGTATGTGTTGAGTCAAAATGGCAAAACTATATCTCAAATACAAGATTTAACAGGGAGGAAATACGAGAGTGATGAATTACAAAAAGATCTATACGATAAATCCTGTTGGCTCCACAGAACAGATCTAATAGAATATGTTGCAAAAATACTAAGCATAAAACAGACATTTTGGGGACATAAAAGAGAGTCAAACAAGTTCCATAATACCATAGATCAGGAAATCACAAAATTGAGAAAAAATGAAATCATAATGAATTTAAATAATTCGAAGCATTTTGGTATATTCCGACTGAAAGAATATCCGTCTAGACCTTTTCCAAAACCATCTCCAATCATTAATGGCAGAATACCAGAACTCACAGATCAGCCCAAAGTTCTAGATATGACAACAAAAAATCTCAAGCAGAAATTTTTATCAATAATTTCTAAATCTGCAAAATCAAATACGTACAAATTTACACTAGCAAAATCGCTCCTAGATTATTGTCGAGAAAATAGTCCGAATACAAATCCAACATATGTAATACCATATGAATATTTTGCAGGCAAGTTTCTAAGATATTATTGGTATCAGGAATATAAATTCAAAATGAAACAAGATTATCGTTCAAATGGCAAACCAAAAGTCATACACGCAATCAATGATGTTTTTGGAACAAATCCACCAGGTGATTTTGATCTACTCGATAAACATGAGATCAAAAAAGCTGAAGAAAAAATTCTTAAAACTGTATTTGGTTCAATTGCATCAAAACAATCCCTTGTCATTCCTGCCTTTCAAGAAATCCCTATAAATAAAAGCACAAAAGAGATCCGAATATTTTTTGATTATGATAATGTTAAAAAAATAATCCGTTTAAAGCCTGAGGCATTTGAATTCTTCCACAAAAATAATAGAATATTATCAAAGGTGGTTCTAGCAGAATGGGCAAAATTCTTGGAAAAAATTAATCTTGGATTGCCTCGATTAATTGCCAAAGTTGAGAATGAGAACATATTAGTTCGAACAGCATTATTGTCAAAATATTGGAAACAATATTCACCACATTTCAAACATTGTTTCTATTGTCATAATAAACTTGAATATAATTATACTAATGTAGATCATTTCATTCCGTGGTCTTACATATTCGATGACAATGCTTGGAATTTAGTGCTAGCATGTAAAGATTGTAACTGCCAAAAGAGTGATTCATTACCTAAAGAAGAGTTTCTTACTATGTTAATCAAACGTAATGAAAACTACTCCACTAAAATTCCAAAATTAAAATTATCGCTAGATCAGTTAGATTCTGGAAGAGGTTGGGAGTTGGAAATAAAGAATCATTATACGAATTGTAATTCACATGGGTTTACTATAGGGCATATGTAA
- a CDS encoding Transposase: MREIHETLQYKNPKKEFIAFGKCLKKILNDSHDAVNIHDKSDVIHKLERRLSSLLSKKYTEKNCIRFVKRLKREQDILFMFLKTGTDSHNNTAERAIRPNVVIRKITNGHRTDDGATSHKILMSVKETCRQRNLNFHDYMMQYLVDDTSKL, translated from the coding sequence ATGAGAGAAATTCATGAGACTCTACAGTATAAAAATCCCAAAAAAGAGTTTATTGCTTTTGGAAAATGTTTGAAAAAGATCCTAAATGACTCACATGATGCTGTAAATATTCATGATAAATCAGATGTTATACACAAACTCGAGCGTCGTTTATCGTCTCTTTTATCCAAAAAATATACAGAAAAGAATTGTATCAGATTTGTCAAACGTCTAAAGCGTGAACAAGACATACTTTTCATGTTTTTGAAGACTGGAACTGATTCACATAACAATACTGCCGAGAGAGCGATTAGACCAAACGTGGTAATACGAAAGATTACAAACGGTCATCGAACAGATGATGGCGCTACATCACACAAGATATTGATGAGTGTAAAGGAGACATGTAGGCAACGAAATCTAAACTTTCATGACTATATGATGCAATATCTTGTGGATGATACTTCAAAACTCTAG
- a CDS encoding Transposase: MNESTINHAVKKTATAFGPLYEQMIRDLKTELNIHGDETSWRINGKNHWLWAFVGKWTTIYEIDKSRGRIAPMRVLKGYT; the protein is encoded by the coding sequence ATGAATGAATCTACCATAAATCACGCAGTAAAAAAAACCGCTACAGCATTTGGCCCATTATATGAACAGATGATAAGAGATCTAAAAACCGAGTTGAATATACATGGGGATGAGACTAGCTGGCGCATCAACGGGAAGAATCATTGGTTGTGGGCATTTGTTGGAAAATGGACGACCATATATGAGATTGACAAATCACGTGGTAGAATAGCTCCAATGAGAGTGTTAAAAGGATACACTG
- a CDS encoding Transposase, with translation MQSGGSACMADSKYVKWGTHLTIQKSKSWKKQVKIKNKGKNGRRFVYSDKLFESLAIIKTYTGISYRACQGIAQNVLGSNAPDHTTICRRINALKIKIPESPSDQLKDIYLVIDGSGIKPNERGEWIRDKWKIRRGFIKIHFLINVKTRKIVSFTVTTEEKTDSSQFSILLKAASKIAANKCNIVLYGDGAYDTNANFNRCQKLGIKPAIKVRSNSALHAGRYARNDAVREQLGGNKKIKHLAFTPNDAMLKNQAEWKKRVRYGQRWIIEVVFSAFKRVFGDSVMSRKWDHIVQELRLKVWVYNMFCDVGLSTP, from the coding sequence GTGCAATCAGGAGGTTCTGCATGCATGGCCGATAGCAAATACGTCAAATGGGGCACGCATCTAACCATTCAAAAATCCAAATCTTGGAAAAAACAAGTAAAGATTAAAAATAAAGGAAAGAATGGAAGGCGATTTGTGTATTCTGATAAACTATTTGAGAGTCTTGCAATAATCAAAACATACACGGGTATCTCATATAGAGCGTGTCAAGGAATTGCACAGAATGTTCTAGGTTCAAATGCTCCAGATCATACCACAATATGCCGCAGAATAAATGCACTAAAAATAAAGATACCTGAAAGTCCATCTGATCAGTTAAAAGATATCTATCTTGTAATAGATGGTAGTGGCATAAAACCCAATGAGCGTGGTGAATGGATACGTGACAAATGGAAGATACGCCGCGGATTTATCAAGATACATTTTCTCATAAATGTTAAAACTCGAAAAATTGTCTCTTTTACAGTCACCACAGAGGAGAAAACAGACAGCTCGCAATTCTCTATCTTGTTAAAGGCAGCATCCAAGATAGCTGCGAACAAATGCAATATCGTATTGTATGGAGATGGTGCGTATGATACAAATGCCAATTTTAACCGCTGCCAAAAGCTTGGCATTAAACCTGCGATAAAGGTTCGATCAAATTCTGCACTTCATGCTGGTCGTTATGCACGTAACGATGCGGTTCGTGAGCAGCTTGGAGGAAATAAAAAAATAAAGCATCTTGCATTTACTCCAAATGATGCAATGTTAAAAAACCAAGCAGAGTGGAAAAAACGTGTTAGATATGGTCAACGTTGGATAATTGAGGTAGTGTTTTCTGCATTTAAGAGAGTATTTGGGGATTCTGTCATGTCAAGAAAATGGGATCACATTGTGCAAGAGCTTCGATTAAAAGTATGGGTTTACAACATGTTTTGTGATGTTGGTTTGAGTACACCTTGA